Proteins from one bacterium genomic window:
- a CDS encoding metal ABC transporter permease, protein METLIHVFEIDFMQRALITGCLVGVMCSFLGVYIVLRKIVFVGASLAQISSSGFALGILFGLNPFIAALVLTLIGVWIFAMNLQTKKIPQDSFLALGYIIASAGSILLLSKHPRGDADLMMLLYGNILTITVDHIYILLGALVLIGSVHFLFYKEFMFIAFDPEMAETLGYRPQVWNVVFYITVGILISLAIESAGILLVFGLLVIPPIVAIQLSNNIRHIFIIAVLTSGLSIPAGLFVSFTQDLPSGPTIVAMTVIFLIIGYATGKIRARV, encoded by the coding sequence TGATTTTATGCAACGTGCATTGATCACCGGCTGTTTAGTCGGTGTGATGTGTTCGTTTCTCGGGGTGTATATCGTGTTACGGAAAATCGTATTCGTCGGAGCATCGTTGGCTCAAATTTCATCGTCAGGCTTTGCGCTCGGCATATTGTTCGGACTCAATCCGTTTATCGCCGCATTGGTTCTGACGCTGATCGGCGTGTGGATCTTTGCAATGAATCTTCAGACTAAAAAGATCCCGCAGGACAGTTTCCTTGCGCTCGGTTACATTATTGCGTCCGCCGGTTCGATCCTGCTTTTATCCAAACATCCGCGTGGCGACGCCGATCTGATGATGCTGCTCTACGGCAATATTCTTACCATCACCGTGGATCACATATATATTTTGCTGGGAGCGTTGGTTTTGATCGGAAGCGTACATTTTTTATTTTATAAGGAATTTATGTTCATTGCTTTCGATCCGGAAATGGCTGAAACATTGGGTTATCGGCCCCAAGTTTGGAATGTGGTATTTTACATAACGGTTGGAATTTTAATTTCTCTCGCGATTGAGTCGGCCGGCATTTTATTGGTATTCGGATTATTGGTGATCCCGCCAATCGTAGCTATTCAGCTATCCAACAATATCCGGCATATTTTCATAATAGCAGTTTTAACATCGGGACTATCAATACCGGCCGGATTGTTCGTTTCGTTCACTCAGGATTTACCATCCGGACCGACCATCGTCGCCATGACTGTAATCTTTTTGATTATCGGCTATGCAACGGGCAAAATCCGGGCACGCGTGTGA